The Anastrepha ludens isolate Willacy chromosome 2, idAnaLude1.1, whole genome shotgun sequence genome contains a region encoding:
- the LOC128858399 gene encoding uncharacterized protein LOC128858399, with the protein MLILQLSVFLLIISIRIQANRTVSAPNTSTKRTLQHFATEDTTTPSPEWLEYQRERFGNTKDIESLKKLLDPSSQLLKNKPLLDRSDQNVMKQEATTTQKDNAHSATIVEQVPNADEPQKAEEVSDDEREEDEEIRSKQESTNIFSYVVEGMQYPSLRGFLNFLKSVQRSWVKQSRLSIEQKINKLKRLKNKMMHLIEDQFNMIWTPKVHMRRKRGLLDESNLNFPPEAALMSINFLTFAVFLIKLVLQVVHIIKSKHYTLSGFGFSSADTMTKAT; encoded by the exons ATGTTGATTCTGCAATTAAGTGTTTTCTTACTTATAATTTCAATAAGAATTCAAGCTAATAGGACAGTGTCTGCCCCTAACACGTCTACCAAGAGAACCTTACAACACTTCGCTACCGAAGATACGACAACACCTAGCCCCGAATGGCTAGAATATCAACGTGAACGCTTCGGCAACACAAAGGACATAgagagtttaaaaaaattgcttgatcCTTCTTCACaactcttaaaaaataaacctcTGTTAGATAGATCAGACCAGAACGTGATGAAGCAGGAAGCAACAACAACTCAAAAGGATAATGCGCATAGTGCGACAATAGTTGAGCAGGTACCAAATGCGGATGAACCGCAGAAGGCCGAGGAAGTAAGTGACGACGAGAGAGAAGAAGATGAAGAGATAAGATCTAAACAAGAAAGcacgaatattttttcttatgtggTAGAAGGCATGCAATATCCATCGCTGCGAGGATTcctcaattttttaaaaagtgtgcAGCGTAGCTGGGTCAAGCAATCAAGATTGTCGatcgaacaaaaaattaataaattaaagcgattgaaaaataaaatgatgcACTTAATTG AAGATCAATTCAATATGATTTGGACGCCAAAGGTACATATGCGCCGCAAACGAGGTTTATTGGATGaatccaatctcaactttcctCCAGAGGCAGCCTTAATGAGTATCAACTTTTTGACCTTcgcggtttttttaattaaattggtaCTA CAAGTGGTGCacataattaaaagtaaacattACACTCTGAGTGGATTTGGTTTCAGTAGTGCCGATACGATGACAAAAgctacataa
- the LOC128872001 gene encoding uncharacterized protein LOC128872001, whose protein sequence is MKEKASIEKVYTRSRTTSLPTLLKFQNGQLAAVSKDATQFSRLLQKRGKESPTNVAMVTTKDQIYHGVVDASEATALTDTYICVRNKITNKVRIIPIEQATLSNHIYNTLEQKPLLALTAEHTKTMLMKQFGGRKAARYAYNQENNKVNVDVLKNDLDNTVRETEFTNDTDEKLNTEHNFDILRPKFNKDAKKLEEIYDIRDIVPGELLDRLNEESKVIYSTPLDKLPIQSDYLCSCVKRIQDSSPTPEGFLHLKLIIYMDCLLNLLKTRARSIKSVELSGITEKAENDVRSRFSDPHSKPFSRTSHTSEKALCYFIVLSVIIGVNYSVDMNVLAQELGISKQRLIKFAHIVNVHRSPKTDLFTLRLPSKMSALPSGFSKKSRK, encoded by the exons ATGAAGGAAAAAGCTTCTATTGAAAAAGTGTATACGCGGAGCCGTACCACATCTTTACCAACATTGC tgaaatttcaaaatggTCAGTTGGCCGCCGTTAGCAAGGATGCTACCCAGTTCAGTCGCTTGTTGCAAAAGCGCGGAAAAGAATCACCGACGAACGTTGCAATGGTCACTACCAAGGATCAAATCTACCATGGCGTCGTAGATGCCAGTGAAGCAACTGCGCTCACAGATACTTACATCTGCGTGCgcaataaaattacaaataag GTGCGCATTATTCCTATCGAACAAGCTACACTAAGCAACCACATCTATAACACTCTTGAACAGAAGCCTTTGCTCGCCTTGACAGCTGAACACACTAAAACGATGCTAATGAAACAATTTGGAGGACGGAAAGCAGCGCGCTATGCTTATaatcaagaaaataataaagtgaatgTCGATGTGCTAAAGAACGATTTGGATAATACTGTGCGCGAGACTGAGTTCACTAATGATACGGATGAAAAACTAAATACGGAACATAACTTCGATATTTTGCGTccaaaattcaataaagatGCAAAGAAATTAGAAGAAATTTATGACATACGCGACATTGTGCCTGGCGAGCTTCTTGATCGATTGAATGAAGAATCGAAAGTAATATATTCTACCCCCCTGGACAAATTGCC AATTCAGTCGGATTACTTATGTAGTTGCGTAAAACGTATTCAAGACAGTTCCCCAACACCTGAGGGTTTCTTACATTTAAAATTGATCATTTACATGGATTGTTTGTTGAATTTGCTTAAAACGCGTGCACGTTCAATTAAATCCGTTGAACTCTCCGGTATCACAGAAAAGGCAGAAAATGATGTGCGCTCACGCTTTTCTGATCCTCATTCCAAGCCTTT ttcacgTACGTCCCACACTTCGGAGAAGGCCTTATGCTATTTCATAGTTCTATCAGTGATTATTGGCGTCAACTATAGTGTCGATATGAATGTGCTGGCGCAAGAGCTAGGAATTTCAAAGCAAAGATTGATTAAGTTTGCCCACATTGTGAATGTGCATCGATCACCAAAGACCGATCTGTTTACATTGCGTTTACCCAGCAAAATGTCGGCCCTCCCGAGTGGCTTTAGTAAAAAGTCAAGAAAGTAA
- the LOC128872002 gene encoding dynein light chain Tctex-type codes for MEEARDESQFIVDDVSKIIKDAIENTIGGNAYQHDKVNNWTGQVVENCLSVLTKEQKPYKYIVTAMIMQKTGAGLHTASSCYWNNDTDGSCTVRWENKTMYCIVSVFGLAV; via the coding sequence atggaagaagcCCGAGATGAAAGCCAGTTTATTGTGGACGAcgtaagcaaaataattaaGGATGCAATTGAAAATACCATCGGTGGCAACGCCTACCAACATGACAAAGTAAACAACTGGACTGGACAAGTTGTTGAGAATTGCCTAAGTGTGCTTACCAAGGAGCAGAAACCATACAAATACATTGTTACAGCTATGATTATGCAGAAAACTGGTGCTGGTCTACATACAGCCAGCTCATGCTATTGGAACAACGACACAGATGGCAGCTGCACCGTTCGCTGGGAAAATAAAACTATGTATTGTATAGTATCGGTGTTTGGTCTGGCTGTTTAA
- the LOC128872004 gene encoding 2-(3-amino-3-carboxypropyl)histidine synthase subunit 2: MSTSSFYTSAEEAIERQADIEQDEVTPPLEQVWNGTLLKICWGWIRQNGYKRVCLQFPDHYLPHSNEISDSLKALFKPEGGATDIKFFVLADTSYGSCCVDEIAAGHVEADSLIHFGNACRSRVSRLPVLYMYPQYPFDMKNFMDNLSVITDSVKGKVVIIYLDIGYHHLLDKRVDEAEEDSLCYKLKEILPCKDLFVEAYPPAEDAAVEQKQPSEPFCLFIGAENARFSNLSITTHASQWFIYKPASNTILEKNPLTAQYIRRRYYYIEKCKDAQTLGLIVATLTAEGYLKIVSRLQEMAKARGIKTQIISVGRINPAKLANFLEIDCFVLIGCPFNNIYNSKEYYKPIVSVFEAEMALNPAWYMKYPEAYVTDFKKLLPEGEKFLAFNSADLQEQDVSLVSGRVRANNAESVEDEGAGALSEQHQAVSGTEKMGLMINNTGLTFEDRTWKGLDPALGCTEPAKLEKGLCGIPTNYTHD, translated from the exons atgagtACCTCTTCGTTTTATACCTCTGCAGAGGAAGCAATAGAGCGACAAGCTGACATTGAACAAGATGAAGTCACACCACCGCTCGAGCAGGTTTGGAATGGAACGCTATTAAAGATTTGTTGGGGATGGATAAGACAAAATGGTTATAAAAGG GTTTGTCTCCAATTTCCTGATCATTATTTGCCACATAGCAATGAGATCAGTGATAGCCTCAAAGCATTGTTCAAACCGGAGGGAGGTGCCACAGACATAAAATTCTTTGTTCTAGCCGACACATCCTATGGCAGTTGTTGTGTAGATGAG aTCGCCGCCGGACATGTCGAGGCAGACAGCCTAATACATTTCGGAAACGCCTGCCGTAGCAGGGTTTCCCGCCTGCCTGTGCTATACATGTATCCACAGTATCCCTTTGACATGAAGAATTTTATGGATAATTTGTCTGTCATAACTGATAGTGTCAAGGGTAAAGTTGTAATCATTTACCTAGATATAGGCTATCATCATTTGTTGGACAAACGCGTCGACGAGGCTGAGGAGGATTCTCTTTGCT ataaattgaaGGAAATACTACCTTGTAAGGATTTGTTTGTTGAAGCCTATCCACCAGCAGAGGATGCGGCGGTAGAGCAAAAACAGCCAAGTGAGCCATTCTGCCTTTTTATAGGTGCAGAAAACGCACGATTTTCCAACCTATCAATCACCACACATG cTTCCCAATGGTTTATCTATAAACCCGCAAGCAACACTATATTAGAGAAGAATCCTCTCACTGCGCAATACATCCGTCGACGTTATTATTACATTGAAAAATGTAAAGATGCTCAAACATTAGGATTAATCGTAGCCACTCTTACTGCCGAGGGTTACCTAAAAATTGTTTCACGTTTGCAAGAAATGGCGAAAGCTCGTGGTATAAAGACGCAAATTATTTCCGTGGGTCGTATAAACCCCGCTAAACTGGCCAACTTTTTGGAAATTGACTGTTTTGTATTGATAGGATGTCCATTCAATAACATATATAACTCCAAAGAATATTATAAACCCATTGTCTCGGTCTTCGAGGCCGAAATGGCACTTAACCCTGCTTGGTATATGAAATATCCCGAGGCATATGTAACCGATTTTAAGAAATTACTCCCGGAAGGAGAgaaatttttggcatttaactCTGCGGATCTGCAGGAGCAGGATGTAAGCTTAGTAAGTGGCCGTGTTCGTGCAAATAATGCGGAGAGTGTGGAAGATGAGGGTGCTGGTGCTTTGAGTGAACAGCATCAAGCAGTTTCTGGGACAGAAAAAATGGGATTAATGATCAACAACACTGGCTTGACATTTGAGGATCGAACTTGGAAGGGACTGGATCCAGCATTGGGTTGTACGGAACCGGCCAAGCTAGAAAAAGGTCTCTGTGGTATACCAACTAATTATACACACGACTAG
- the LOC128872005 gene encoding mitochondrial-processing peptidase subunit beta gives MALRVLSVSQNLRQLSRGAEILKRYKATASLKKILVNIPATQVTRLDNGLRVASEDSGAATATVGLWIDAGSRSETEKNNGVAHFLEHMAFKGTAKRSQTDLELEVENLGAHLNAYTSREQTVFYAKCLSKDVPKAVEILADIIQNSKLGESEIERERSVILREMQEVESNLQEVVFDHLHATAYQGTPLGQTILGPTKNIKCIGKQDLSEYISTHYKASRIVLSGAGGVKHDELVKLAQQNLCGLENTYNGKPPVVTPCRFTGSEVRVRDDSLPLAHVAIAVEGCGWTDQDNIPLMVANTLIGAWDRSQGGGVNNASNLARASAEDNLCHSFQSFNTCYKDTGLWGIYFVCDPLQCEDMLFNVQTEWMRLCTMVTEAEVERAKNLLKTNMLLQLDGTTPICEDIGRQMLCYNRRIPLHELEQRIDAVSVSNVRDVAMKYIYDRCPAVAAVGPVENLPEYNRIRSSMYWLRV, from the exons ATGGCGTTGCGAGTCCTTTCTGTTTCTCAGAATTTACGCCAGCTCTCGAGAGGAGCTGAGATTTTAAAA CGCTATAAGGCAACTGCCAGCCTTAAGAAGATTCTCGTGAATATTCCAGCTACCCAGGTAACCCGTTTGGATAATGGACTGCGTGTTGCTAGTGAAGACTCTGGTGCCGCTACTGCTACTGTTGGTCTTTGGATCGATGCTGGATCTCGCTCGGAAACAGAAAAGAACAATGGTGTTGCACACTTTTTGGAACATATGGCTTTCAAG ggTACTGCTAAACGTTCTCAGACCGATTTAGAATTGGAAGTTGAGAATTTAGGCGCACATTTGAATGCTTACACCTCTCGCGAGCAGACCGTGTTCTATGCTAAATGTTTATCGAAAGATGTCCCAAAAGCTGTTGAAATTTTGGCCGATATCATTCAAAATTCCAAATTGGGTGAATCCGAAATCGAACGTGAACGATCAGTTATTCTTCGTGAAATGCAAGAAGTTGAAAGCAACTTGCAGGAAGTAGTGTTCGACCACTTACACGCCACCGCCTATCAAGGCACCCCATTAGGCCAGACCATTCTTGGacccacaaaaaatattaa GTGCATCGGTAAGCAAGATCTCTCCGAATATATATCAACTCATTACAAAGCCTCCCGAATTGTGCTTTCTGGTGCTGGCGGAGTTAAACATGACGAGCTGGTTAAATTGGCGCAACAGAATTTATGTGGCTTGGAAAACACTTATAATGGCAAACCACCTGTAGTAACACCATGTCGTTTCACCGGCTCGGAAGTGCGTGTACGTGACGACTCATTGCCACTTGCACACGTTGCCATTGCTGTAGAAGGCTGCGGTTGGACTGATCAGGATAATATCCCTTTGATGGTTGCAAATACTCTGATCGGGGCTTGGGATCGCTCTCAAGGTGGTGGAGTTAACAATGCTTCGAATTTGGCACGTGCCAGCGCTGAAGACA ATTTGTGCCACAGTTTCCAATCGTTCAACACCTGCTACAAGGACACTGGTTTGTGGGGTATCTACTTCGTTTGCGATCCTTTGCAGTGCGAG GACATGTTGTTTAATGTGCAAACCGAATGGATGCGTCTCTGCACAATGGTGACCGAGGCTGAAGTCGAACGCGCAAAGAATTTGTTGAAGACTAACATGTTGCTCCAACTTGATGGTACCACACCTATTTGCGAAGATATTGGTCGTCAAATGCTCTGCTACAATCGTCGTATTCCATTGCACGAATTGGAGCAACGCATTGATGCCGTAAGCGTTAGCAATGTACGTGATGTGGCCATGAAGTACATTTATGACAGATGccctgctgttgctgctgtcggCCCCGTCGAGAACCTGCCTGAATACAACAGAATCCGCTCATCGATGTACTGGTTAAGAGTCTAA
- the LOC128872008 gene encoding cyclin-C, with translation MAGNFWQSSHSQQWILDRQDLIRERQYDLQVLSEDEYQKIFIFFANVIQVLGEQLKLRQQVIATATVYFKRFYARNLLKNIDPLLLAPTCILLASKVEEFGVISNSRLITICQSVIKSKFSYAYTQEFPYRTNHVLECEFYLLENLDCCLIVYQPYRPLLQMVHDMGQEEQLLTLSWRIVNDSLRTDVCLLYPPYQIAIACLQIACVILQKDSMKTWFAELNVDLDKVQEIVRAIVNLYELWKDWKEKDEIQMLLSKIPKPKPTPQR, from the exons ATGGCTGGAAATTTTTGGCAAAGTTCTCACTCTCAACAATGGATACTAGACCGGCAAGATCTCATACGTGAAAGGCAATATGATCTACAAGTCCTCAGCGAAGATGAGTATcaaaagatatttatattctttGCTAACGTTATTCAAGTACTCGGCGAGCAGTTGAAACTCCGTCAACAGGTCATTGCTACTGCCACAGTTTATTTTAAGCGTTTTTATGCTCGAAATTTGCTTAAGAACATTGATCCATTATTACTGGCACCTACCTGCATACTACTAGCGTCTAAAGTGGAGGAATTCGGTGTGATATCTAATTCGCGCCTAATCACCATCTGCCAGTCAGTTATTAAATCGAAATTTAGCTACGCCTACACGCAGGAGTTCCCCTATCGTACTAACCATGTTTTGGAGTGTGAATTCtatttgcttgaaaatttagATTGCTGTTTGATTGTGTATCAACCATATCGACCACTATTGCAGATGGTGCATGACATGGGACAAGAAGAGCAATTGTTGACTCTGAGCTGGCGTATAGTTAACGATTCGTTGCGTACCGATGTCTGTTTGCTTTACCCACCTTATCAG ATTGCAATTGCATGTTTACAAATAGCATGCGTTATACTTCAAAAGGATTCAATGAAAACTTGGTTCGCCGAACTTAACGTGGACCTAGACAAAGTGCAAGAAATTGTGCGGGCAATTGTAAATCTTTATGAACTTTGGAAAGACTGGAAAGAAAAAGACGAAATACAAATGCTGttaagtaaaataccaaaacctAAGCCGACGCCGCAGCGTTAA
- the LOC128872006 gene encoding GPALPP motifs-containing protein 1 has translation MTSDTDSSASSSSSSEKYKKHKKNKKIKCKSEKKKHRYKEKKAKRNKDIKHNRQERHRVKLAITLPMQAEKRAELEHNDDAFGPALPPHLLKDEPKVEKALIGPVLPREFSQLSESTKVAEPCEMEVLNEDGEEHDMAFSYGPMPTPADGEGMIPMSATQIELEERALELKLAAIESGTGQSVDVKVREEWMLELPAVGLKGGLAALANMKRTFHQGKERPDFSDRSSWTKTPQDAENPTPSTSKDATKVEVLKRNAEAAYERKRDEEQERIAKKHKKDHKRDESLVEMHQKKLRKEQRKKEKELAAAGAKPERRPFSRDVDLKLNKIDKNQTKQIVDKAKILNTKFATGKTKYL, from the exons ATGACCAGCGACACTGATTCATCCGCATCCTCATCCTCATCATCTGAGAAgtataaaaagcataaaaaaaataagaaaataaaatgcaaatctgAGAAAAAAAAGCACAGATACAAGGAAAAGAAAGCTAAGCGTAACAAGGATATTAAGCACAATCGTCAAGAAAGGCACCGAGTAAAGCTGGCCATTACGCTGCCAATGCAAGCTGAGAAAAGAGCAGAACTTGAGCACAATGACGATGCTTTCGGTCCAGCGCTACCACCACATTTGCTCAAAGATGAGCCCAAAGTCGAGAAGGCTTTGATAGGTCCAGTTTTACCCCgtgaattttcacaattatCTGAAAGTACGAAAGTAGCTGAACCTTGCGAAATGGAGGTGTTAAATGAGGATGGCGAAGAACATGACATGGCGTTTTCCTACGGTCCTATGCCTACACCTGCTGACGGCGAGGGGATGATACCAATGAGCGCCACCCAAATAGAATTAGAGGAGCGTGCACTAGAATTAAAGCTTGCAGCCATAGAAAGTGGAACTGGACAATCGGTGGATGTCAAAGTACGTGAAGAGTGGATGTTAGAACTACCAGCGGTTGGATTGAAAGGAGGATTAGCGGCACTTGCGAACATGAAGCGTACATTTCATCAGGGCAAGGAAAGACCCGATTTTAGTGACCG CTCCTCTTGGACAAAAACGCCCCAAGATGCAGAGAATCCCACCCCGAGTACATCGAAGGATGCCACAAAAGTCGAGGTATTAAAACGAAACGCTGAGGCCGCATATGAGAGAAAACGTGACGAGGAGCAAGAACGAATTGCTAAGAAACACAAAAAGGACCACAAACGAGATGAATCGTTGGTTGAAATGCATCAAAAGAAGTTGCGTAAGGAGCAAAGGAAGAAG GAAAAAGAATTAGCTGCGGCGGGCGCTAAACCCGAGCGTCGACCATTTAGCCGTGACGtggatttaaaattaaataaaattgataagaatcaaacaaaacaaatagttGATAAAGCAAAAATACTGAATACGAAATTTGCAACTGGGAAAACAAAATATCTCTAA
- the LOC128872007 gene encoding phosphatidate cytidylyltransferase, mitochondrial: MAIFKDILARFPRGGLSYVFAYGSGVKQQIGYEEVAKQKNNIIDLIFCVRDPLGWHAENLDRQESHYSLLRLLGPRFIMNYQEHLGARVYFNTLVPLHDIHVTIKYGVISREHLLDDLQNWRYLYLAGRLQKPVFELVATNGDDELKEALACNLLSAFQVALLLLPERFTAYQLFHTISSLSYKGDFRMIFGENKHKVRNIVLAQEKDFLNLYSPVLQKLTDYVGADFNAKEVGTGNTITQFEQDKSSKAKIHHLRNVPNELQKRIVRNSAFKGDYMNIVPHLADSHNLLELVQTSVNDIVWRSSIAQSIKNIASAGFFKSLLYSYRKALKTFS; the protein is encoded by the coding sequence ATGGCTATTTTCAAAGATATTTTGGCGCGTTTTCCTCGTGGTGGTCTTTCGTATGTATTTGCTTATGGCAGCGGTGTGAAGCAACAAATTGGCTATGAAGAAGTTGCTAAACAAAAGAACAACATTATTGACTTAATATTTTGTGTGCGTGATCCACTAGGTTGGCATGCTGAAAATCTAGATCGTCAGGAAAGCCACTACTCTCTATTACGCCTACTGGGCCCGCGTTTCATCATGAATTACCAAGAGCATTTAGGTGCACGTGTATACTTCAATACATTAGTGCCGCTGCACGATATTCATGTAACAATTAAATATGGCGTCATATCGCGAGAACACTTGTTGGATGATTTACAGAATTGGCGGTACTTGTATCTTGCGGGCCGGCTACAAAAACCTGTATTCGAGTTGGTAGCAACAAATGGCGATGACGAATTAAAAGAGGCTTTAGCGTGCAACTTACTCAGCGCATTTCAAGTAGCCTTACTTTTACTACCAGAACGGTTCACAGCCTATCAACTATTCCATACAATATCGAGCCTCAGTTATAAAGGAGATTTCCGAATGATATTCGGCGAGAATAAGCACAAAGTTCGCAATATAGTGTTGGCACAAGAGAAAGATTTCTTGAATCTCTATTCTCCAGTATTGCAAAAATTGACCGATTACGTGGGGGCCGATTTTAATGCCAAGGAAGTGGGAACGGGCAACACAATTACTCAGTTTGAGCAGGACAAGTCGTCGAAAGCTAAAATACATCATCTACGCAACGTACCAAATGAATTGCAAAAACGGATTGTACGAAATTCAGCATTTAAGGGTGATTATATGAATATAGTACCACACTTGGCAGATTCACACAATCTTCTCGAACTTGTGCAAACTTCAGTAAATGACATAGTGTGGCGCAGCAGTATTGCTCAGTCGATAAAAAATATAGCCAGTGCAGGATTTTTCAAATCTTTGCTTTACAGCTATCGTAAGGCGCTTAAAACTTTTTCCTAA
- the LOC128872011 gene encoding uncharacterized protein LOC128872011 produces the protein MPERGEVQAQSKLLRECKELTARVQQSVSRITGDAESEESMELAAMFPVLSVEQVQAVEAKLINKAYADAMIGLLARSKGTKGTVDGVMRYLFTDDAMYSFNLEGRAGKIPLLRLKAVELIFDLFSEKTKEDVEGAIRKYVRLSHNRSNQKKIY, from the exons ATGCCGGAACGTGGTGAGGTGCAAGCGCAAAGTAAGCTGTTGCGCGAATGCAAAGAGCTGACAGCTAGGGTTCAACAGTCTGTCAGTCGCATCACCGGGGACGCGGAAAGCGAGGAATCCATGGAACTTGCTGCCATGTTTCCCGTATTATCGGTGGAGCAAGTGCAGGCTGTTGAAGCCAAGCTGATAAATAAAGCTTACGCCGACGCAATG ATTGGGCTTCTGGCAAGATCAAAAGGCACGAAAGGGACGGTTGACGGGGTTATGCGttatcttttcacagatgacgCCATGTACAGCTTCAACTTAGAAGGAAGAGCAGGAAAGATACCACTTCTTAGACTTAAGGCGGTTGAACTTATATTTG acctcttttcagaaaaaacaaaagaagatgTAGAAGGCGCTATTAGGAAGTATGTTCGTTTAAGCCACAATAGgtctaaccaaaaaaaaatatattaa
- the LOC128872010 gene encoding UDP-N-acetylglucosamine transferase subunit ALG13 homolog: protein MYFKTIYVTVGTTKFDELINEVVSARCLHALQRRGCQKLVIQHGYGRPVQNVNHIRQVYGITLEQYDFKLETPRTDILDADLIIGHAGAGTCMDILNHSRPGIIVVNDRLMDNHQKELAQELSKEGYVFYSNVEGLAKIVEQADVTKLQAYEKRNNIPHFVNYLNEMMIASYF, encoded by the coding sequence atgtatttcaaaacaatttatgtCACAGTGGGGACTACCAAATTTGATGAGCTTATTAACGAAGTCGTGTCTGCTCGATGTTTGCACGCTTTACAGCGGCGGGGTTGTCAAAAGTTGGTCATCCAGCACGGTTATGGGAGACCTGTACAAAATGTAAATCACATTCGCCAAGTATATGGTATCACACTTGAACAATACGACTTCAAGCTTGAAACACCAAGAACTGATATACTGGATGCTGATCTGATAATAGGTCATGCGGGCGCCGGCACTTGTATGGACATATTGAATCACAGTCGACCCGGTATCATAGTGGTTAATGACAGATTAATGGATAATCATCAGAAAGAATTGGCACAGGAACTGAGTAAAGAAGGATACGTATTTTATTCTAATGTAGAAGGACTGGCCAAAATAGTAGAGCAAGCGGATGTAACTAAGTTGCAGGCATATGAAAAACGTAATAATATACCACATTTTGTGAATTACTTGAACGAGATGATGATtgcttcatatttttaa